The following coding sequences are from one Musa acuminata AAA Group cultivar baxijiao chromosome BXJ1-6, Cavendish_Baxijiao_AAA, whole genome shotgun sequence window:
- the LOC135675823 gene encoding uncharacterized protein At2g34160-like isoform X1 yields MEIADGVDNLSVAADSQKKNRIDVSNTKKPLFFYVNLAKRYMQQHSEVELSALGMAIATVVTMAEILKNNGLAVEKIVLSIKNIQRLQHLPLM; encoded by the exons ATGGAGATCGCGGACGGCGTTGACAATCTGAGCGTCGCCGCCGATTCCCAGAAGAAGAACCGCATCGATGTCTCGAACACCAAGAAGCCACTCTTCTTCTACGTCAATCTCGCCAAG AGATACATGCAGCAGCACAGTGAAGTGGAGCTTTCGGCTCTTGGAATGG CCATTGCAACTGTAGTCACCATGGCAGAAATTCTCAAAAACAATGGTCTTGCTGTTGAGAAGA TTGTTCTTTCAATAAAAAATATCCAGAGATTACAACATCTACCTTTGATGTGA
- the LOC103987018 gene encoding uncharacterized protein LOC103987018, which yields MNRKPGDWTCRSCQHLNFSRRDSCQRCGDPRPSSDRSEYASFGGRGGSSFSFTGSDVRPGDWYCSCGAHNFASRSSCFKCCALKEDSAVGGGGGFDGDIPRSRGYGFGGVGGGGGGGGRAGWKSGDWICNRSGCNEHNFASRMECFRCNAPRDSGTEV from the exons ATGAACAGGAAGCCGGGAGACTGGACCTGCAGGTCCTGCCAGCACCTTAACTTCAGCCGCCGTGACTCGTGCCAGCGGTGCGGCGACCCGAGGCCGAGCAGCGACCGCTCCGAGTACGCCAGCTTCGGCGGCCGCGGCGGGTCCTCCTTCAGCTTCACTGGCTCCGACGTCCGGCCGGGTGACTGGTACTGCTCCTGCGGTGCCCACAACTTCGCCAGCCGCTCCAGCTGCTTCAAGTGTTGTGCCCTGAAGGAAGACTCCGCggtcggcggcggcggtggcttcGACGGCGACATACCACGCTCCCGGGGCTACGGCTTCGGCGGtgtcggtggcggtggcggtggcggtgggcgCGCCGGGTGGAAGTCCGGCGACTGGATCTGCAACAG GTCGGGCTGCAATGAACACAACTTCGCCAGTAGGATGGAATGCTTCCGCTGCAACGCACCGAGGGATTCCG GCACCGAAGTCTAA
- the LOC108953073 gene encoding transcription factor HY5-like, which translates to MLQDQATSSLHSSSERSSSPPPQMEVKEGLESDEEIRRVPDFGFEPPGPSTSGREATSMAAPDRAQSAAQPVPRRRGRRPADKEHTRLKRLLRNRVSAQQARERKKTYLNDLETKAKDLEARNTELEERLSTLQNENNMLRQILKNTTVCRKGSNIGATEEGR; encoded by the exons ATGCTGCAGGATCAGGCGACCAGCTCCCTTCATTCGAGCAGCGAGAGGTCCTCTAGCCCCCCGCCTCAGATGGAAGTCAAAGAAG GACTGGAGAGCGACGAGGAGATCAGGAGAGTTCCGGATTTCGGATTCGAGCCGCCCGGCCCGTCGACCTCCGGCCGGGAGGCCACTTCGATGGCTGCTCCGGACCGGGCCCAGTCCGCCGCCCAGCCCGTCCCGCGGCGGAGAGGAAGGCGCCCCGCCGACAAGGAGCACACTCGGCTGAAGAG GTTGCTGAGGAATCGAGTGTCAGCTCAGCAAGCAAGGGAGAGGAAGAAAACTTACCTGAATGATTTGGAGACCAAGGCGAAGGATTTGGAGGCCAGGAACACAGAACTGGAGGAGAGGTTGTCCACGTTGCAGAATGAGAACAACATGCTGAGACAA ATCCTGAAAAACACTACTGTTTGTAGGAAAGGATCTAATATTGGTGCCACTGAGGAAGGCAGGTAG
- the LOC135581951 gene encoding protein argonaute PNH1-like isoform X2, translated as MLADVERRGACFCPSPSPYTAPMPSRQMTSALKGEKHIVSKKPLHNSVNQQKLDNGCQPQEAKSMGRRRGRARGKAAGRQVKLEAEAGLEKVAPPVSSKGIVFCRRPGFGQEGTRCIVKANHFLAELPDKDLNQYDVTIIPEVSCRSMNRAIIAELVRLYRETELGTRLPAYDGRKSLYTAGSLPFNSKEFIIRLVEDDDGMGVTREKEYRVGIKFVARADLHHLRQFIAGQQTDAPREALQVLDIVLRELSNQRYISVGRCFYSPDIRKPQRLGDGLQSWCGFYQSIRPTQMGLSLNIDPSSTAFIDPLPVIEFVAQVLGKDVLSRPLSDADRIKIKKALRGVKVEVTHRGNVRRKYRVSGLTLQPTHELIFPIDDQMNMKSVVEYFKEMYGFTIQYAHLPCLQVGNQKKANYLPMEACKIVEGQRYTKRLNEKQITSLLKVTCQRPRDQEIDILQTVRQNAYGHDPYAKEFGINISEKLTSVEARVLPAPWLKYNDTGKEKECLPQVGQWNMMNKKVINGCTVNYWACINFSRSVQENTARSFCQELAQMCQVSGMEFDHEPVIPIYSARPDQVEKALRHVYNAATNKLKGKELELLIAILPDNNGSLYGDLKRICETDLGLISQCCLTKHVFKISKQYLANVSLKINVKLLSFRLVQMGGRNTVLLDAISWRIPLVSDIPTIIFGADVTHPETGEDSSPSIAAVVASQDWPEVTKYAGLVCAQAHRQELIQDLFKTWHDPQRGTVTGGMIRELLISFRKATGQKPLRIIFYRDGVSEGQFYQVLLYELDAIRKACASLEPNYQPPVTFVVVQKRHHTRLFANNHKDRSSTDKSGNILPGTVVDTKICHPAEFDFYLCSHAGIQGTSRPAHYHVLWDENNFTADEMQTLTNNLCYTYARCTRSVSIVPPAYYAHLAAFRARFYMDPEVSENASRSMHQTNGSSVKPLPALKDKVKRVMFYC; from the exons ATGTTAGCTGATGTAGAGAGACGAGGTGCTTGCTTCTGTCCTTCGCCGTCGCCGTACACCGCCCCGATGCCCAGCCGGCAGATGACGAGTGCACTCAAGGGCGAGAAGCACATTGTCTCGAAGAAGCCTCTGCACAACAGCGTGAACCAGCAGAAGCTCGACAACGGATGCCAGCCACAGGAAGCGAAGAGCATGGGCCGCCGTCGGGGGAGAGCGAGAGGCAAGGCCGCGGGGCGGCAGGTGAAGTTGGAAGCGGAAGCCGGACTCGAAAAAGTTGCTCCTCCTGTGTCAAGCAAGGGCATTGTTTTCTGCCGGCGGCCAGGATTTGGACAGGAAGGCACCAGGTGCATTGTTAAGGCCAATCATTTCCTTGCCGAGTTGCCTGATAAGGATTTAAATCAATATGAT GTGACAATTATACCGGAAGTAAGTTGTAGGAGTATGAACAGGGCTATTATTGCAGAATTGGTGAGACTGTATAGGGAGACCGAGTTGGGAACGAGGCTTCCGGCTTATGATGGAAGGAAGAGCCTTTATACAGCAGGGAGTTTGCCCTTTAATTCGAAGGAGTTCATCATAAGGCTCGTGGAGGATGATGATGGAATGGGGGTTACTAG AGAAAAGGAGTACAGAGTTGGGATCAAGTTTGTAGCCCGTGCCGACCTTCACCATTTGCGCCAGTTTATAGCTGGACAGCAGACTGATGCTCCCCGGGAAGCCCTTCAGGTTCTTGATATTGTTCTGAGGGAATTATCAAATCAAAG GTACATATCCGTCGGAAGATGCTTTTATTCTCCAGATATCAGAAAACCACAACGGCTGGGTGATGGCTTGCAGTCATGGTGTGGATTCTACCAGAGTATCAGACCAACCCAGATGGGTCTCTCACTCAATATCG ATCCGTCATCCACTGCTTTCATCGATCCTCTTCCTGTGATTGAGTTTGTAGCTCAGGTCCTAGGCAAAGATGTATTGTCTAGACCATTATCAGATGCTGATCGTATAAAG ATCAAGAAGGCCTTGAGAGGTGTCAAAGTTGAGGTCACACACAGGGGAAATGTGCGGAGGAAATATCGAGTTTCAGGCCTAACGTTACAACCTACACACGAACTGAT CTTCCCAATTGATGATCAGATGAATATGAAATCTGTGGTCGAATACTTCAAAGAGATGTATGGGTTTACAATTCAGTATGCTCATCTTCCTTGCCTTCAGGTAGGAAATCAGAAGAAGGCAAATTATCTTCCAATGGAG GCTTGCAAGATAGTTGAGGGACAGAGATATACAAAGAGGCTGAATGAGAAGCAAATTACTTCCTTGCTAAAAGTTACATGTCAGAGACCCAGAGATCAAGAAATTGATATTTTGCAG ACAGTTCGTCAAAATGCTTATGGGCATGATCCCTATGCAAAGGAGTTTGGAATCAACATCAGTGAGAAGCTAACCTCAGTGGAAGCTCGAGTACTTCCTGCTCCATGG CTTAAGTATAATGACACTGGGAAGGAAAAAGAGTGCCTGCCTCAAGTTGGTCAGTGGAATATGATGAATAAG AAAGTGATCAATGGATGCACAGTAAATTACTGGGCCTGCATTAACTTTTCTCGGAGTGTTCAGGAAAATACTGCTCGTAGTTTTTGTCAGGAGCTAGCACAGATGTGCCAAGTATCTGGCATG GAATTTGACCATGAACCAGTTATCCCAATATATTCTGCAAGGCCAGACCAAGTGGAGAAGGCCTTAAGGCATGTATATAATGCAGCAACCAACAAACTGAAGGGAAAAGAGCTAGAGCTTCTTATAGCCATCCTCCCTGATAATAATGGTTCTTTATACG GTGATCTTAAACGAATATGTGAAACTGATTTGGGGTTGATCTCCCAGTGCTGCCTCACAAAGCATGTATTTAAGATCAGCAAACAATACCTTGCAAATGTCTCACTCAAAATAAATGTCAAG CTTTTATCTTTCCGACTTGTGCAGATGGGAGGAAGAAACACTGTGCTATTAGATGCCATAAGTTGGAGAATTCCTTTGGTCAGCGATATACCAACTATCATTTTTGGAGCAGATGTAACACATCCTGAGACTGGAGAAGATTCTAGTCCATCTATTGCTGCT GTTGTTGCCTCTCAGGACTGGCCCGAAGTTACAAAGTATGCTGGACTGGTCTGTGCTCAAGCACATCGACAAGAGCTCATTCAGGATCTTTTCAAGACATGGCATGATCCTCAACGGGGTACAGTTACAGGAGGCATGATCAG ggAACTGCTGATATCTTTCCGGAAGGCAACAGGACAAAAGCCATTGAGGATAATCTTCTATAG GGATGGTGTTAGTGAAGGGCAGTTCTATCAAGTCTTGCTATATGAACTAGATGCTATTCGCAAG GCATGCGCATCCTTAGAACCAAATTACCAGCCTCCTGTGACTTTTGTGGTGGTGCAAAAACGCCATCATACGAGATTATTTGCAAACAATCACAAAGACAGAAGTAGCACAGACAAGAGTGGAAATATCCTACCCG GAACTGTGGTTGATACTAAGATATGTCATCCTGCTGAGTTTGACTTCTACCTATGCAGTCATGCAGGAATACAG GGTACTAGTCGACCAGCCCACTACCATGTTCTATGGGATGAGAACAATTTTACGGCAGATGAAATGCAGACGCTGACAAACAATCTCTGTTACAC ATATGCTCGGTGCACCCGGTCTGTTTCTATTG TGCCACCTGCATATTATGCTCATCTAGCTGCCTTCCGAGCTCGGTTCTACATGGATCCAGAGGTATCTGAGAACGCATCACGCAGCATGCACCAGACAAATGGATCCTCTGTGAAGCCCCTGCCTGCCCTTAAAGACAAGGTGAAGAGGGTGATGTTCTACTGCTAG
- the LOC135581951 gene encoding protein argonaute PNH1-like isoform X3 yields MLADVERRGACFCPSPSPYTAPMPSRQMTSALKGEKHIVSKKPLHNSVNQQKLDNGCQPQEAKSMGRRRGRARGKAAGRQVKLEAEAGLEKVAPPVSSKGIVFCRRPGFGQEGTRCIVKANHFLAELPDKDLNQYDVTIIPEVSCRSMNRAIIAELVRLYRETELGTRLPAYDGRKSLYTAGSLPFNSKEFIIRLVEDDDGMGVTREKEYRVGIKFVARADLHHLRQFIAGQQTDAPREALQVLDIVLRELSNQRYISVGRCFYSPDIRKPQRLGDGLQSWCGFYQSIRPTQMGLSLNIDPSSTAFIDPLPVIEFVAQVLGKDVLSRPLSDADRIKIKKALRGVKVEVTHRGNVRRKYRVSGLTLQPTHELIFPIDDQMNMKSVVEYFKEMYGFTIQYAHLPCLQVGNQKKANYLPMEACKIVEGQRYTKRLNEKQITSLLKVTCQRPRDQEIDILQTVRQNAYGHDPYAKEFGINISEKLTSVEARVLPAPWLKYNDTGKEKECLPQVGQWNMMNKKVINGCTVNYWACINFSRSVQENTARSFCQELAQMCQVSGMEFDHEPVIPIYSARPDQVEKALRHVYNAATNKLKGKELELLIAILPDNNGSLYGDLKRICETDLGLISQCCLTKHVFKISKQYLANVSLKINVKMGGRNTVLLDAISWRIPLVSDIPTIIFGADVTHPETGEDSSPSIAAVVASQDWPEVTKYAGLVCAQAHRQELIQDLFKTWHDPQRGTVTGGMIRELLISFRKATGQKPLRIIFYRDGVSEGQFYQVLLYELDAIRKACASLEPNYQPPVTFVVVQKRHHTRLFANNHKDRSSTDKSGNILPGTVVDTKICHPAEFDFYLCSHAGIQGTSRPAHYHVLWDENNFTADEMQTLTNNLCYTYARCTRSVSIVPPAYYAHLAAFRARFYMDPEVSENASRSMHQTNGSSVKPLPALKDKVKRVMFYC; encoded by the exons ATGTTAGCTGATGTAGAGAGACGAGGTGCTTGCTTCTGTCCTTCGCCGTCGCCGTACACCGCCCCGATGCCCAGCCGGCAGATGACGAGTGCACTCAAGGGCGAGAAGCACATTGTCTCGAAGAAGCCTCTGCACAACAGCGTGAACCAGCAGAAGCTCGACAACGGATGCCAGCCACAGGAAGCGAAGAGCATGGGCCGCCGTCGGGGGAGAGCGAGAGGCAAGGCCGCGGGGCGGCAGGTGAAGTTGGAAGCGGAAGCCGGACTCGAAAAAGTTGCTCCTCCTGTGTCAAGCAAGGGCATTGTTTTCTGCCGGCGGCCAGGATTTGGACAGGAAGGCACCAGGTGCATTGTTAAGGCCAATCATTTCCTTGCCGAGTTGCCTGATAAGGATTTAAATCAATATGAT GTGACAATTATACCGGAAGTAAGTTGTAGGAGTATGAACAGGGCTATTATTGCAGAATTGGTGAGACTGTATAGGGAGACCGAGTTGGGAACGAGGCTTCCGGCTTATGATGGAAGGAAGAGCCTTTATACAGCAGGGAGTTTGCCCTTTAATTCGAAGGAGTTCATCATAAGGCTCGTGGAGGATGATGATGGAATGGGGGTTACTAG AGAAAAGGAGTACAGAGTTGGGATCAAGTTTGTAGCCCGTGCCGACCTTCACCATTTGCGCCAGTTTATAGCTGGACAGCAGACTGATGCTCCCCGGGAAGCCCTTCAGGTTCTTGATATTGTTCTGAGGGAATTATCAAATCAAAG GTACATATCCGTCGGAAGATGCTTTTATTCTCCAGATATCAGAAAACCACAACGGCTGGGTGATGGCTTGCAGTCATGGTGTGGATTCTACCAGAGTATCAGACCAACCCAGATGGGTCTCTCACTCAATATCG ATCCGTCATCCACTGCTTTCATCGATCCTCTTCCTGTGATTGAGTTTGTAGCTCAGGTCCTAGGCAAAGATGTATTGTCTAGACCATTATCAGATGCTGATCGTATAAAG ATCAAGAAGGCCTTGAGAGGTGTCAAAGTTGAGGTCACACACAGGGGAAATGTGCGGAGGAAATATCGAGTTTCAGGCCTAACGTTACAACCTACACACGAACTGAT CTTCCCAATTGATGATCAGATGAATATGAAATCTGTGGTCGAATACTTCAAAGAGATGTATGGGTTTACAATTCAGTATGCTCATCTTCCTTGCCTTCAGGTAGGAAATCAGAAGAAGGCAAATTATCTTCCAATGGAG GCTTGCAAGATAGTTGAGGGACAGAGATATACAAAGAGGCTGAATGAGAAGCAAATTACTTCCTTGCTAAAAGTTACATGTCAGAGACCCAGAGATCAAGAAATTGATATTTTGCAG ACAGTTCGTCAAAATGCTTATGGGCATGATCCCTATGCAAAGGAGTTTGGAATCAACATCAGTGAGAAGCTAACCTCAGTGGAAGCTCGAGTACTTCCTGCTCCATGG CTTAAGTATAATGACACTGGGAAGGAAAAAGAGTGCCTGCCTCAAGTTGGTCAGTGGAATATGATGAATAAG AAAGTGATCAATGGATGCACAGTAAATTACTGGGCCTGCATTAACTTTTCTCGGAGTGTTCAGGAAAATACTGCTCGTAGTTTTTGTCAGGAGCTAGCACAGATGTGCCAAGTATCTGGCATG GAATTTGACCATGAACCAGTTATCCCAATATATTCTGCAAGGCCAGACCAAGTGGAGAAGGCCTTAAGGCATGTATATAATGCAGCAACCAACAAACTGAAGGGAAAAGAGCTAGAGCTTCTTATAGCCATCCTCCCTGATAATAATGGTTCTTTATACG GTGATCTTAAACGAATATGTGAAACTGATTTGGGGTTGATCTCCCAGTGCTGCCTCACAAAGCATGTATTTAAGATCAGCAAACAATACCTTGCAAATGTCTCACTCAAAATAAATGTCAAG ATGGGAGGAAGAAACACTGTGCTATTAGATGCCATAAGTTGGAGAATTCCTTTGGTCAGCGATATACCAACTATCATTTTTGGAGCAGATGTAACACATCCTGAGACTGGAGAAGATTCTAGTCCATCTATTGCTGCT GTTGTTGCCTCTCAGGACTGGCCCGAAGTTACAAAGTATGCTGGACTGGTCTGTGCTCAAGCACATCGACAAGAGCTCATTCAGGATCTTTTCAAGACATGGCATGATCCTCAACGGGGTACAGTTACAGGAGGCATGATCAG ggAACTGCTGATATCTTTCCGGAAGGCAACAGGACAAAAGCCATTGAGGATAATCTTCTATAG GGATGGTGTTAGTGAAGGGCAGTTCTATCAAGTCTTGCTATATGAACTAGATGCTATTCGCAAG GCATGCGCATCCTTAGAACCAAATTACCAGCCTCCTGTGACTTTTGTGGTGGTGCAAAAACGCCATCATACGAGATTATTTGCAAACAATCACAAAGACAGAAGTAGCACAGACAAGAGTGGAAATATCCTACCCG GAACTGTGGTTGATACTAAGATATGTCATCCTGCTGAGTTTGACTTCTACCTATGCAGTCATGCAGGAATACAG GGTACTAGTCGACCAGCCCACTACCATGTTCTATGGGATGAGAACAATTTTACGGCAGATGAAATGCAGACGCTGACAAACAATCTCTGTTACAC ATATGCTCGGTGCACCCGGTCTGTTTCTATTG TGCCACCTGCATATTATGCTCATCTAGCTGCCTTCCGAGCTCGGTTCTACATGGATCCAGAGGTATCTGAGAACGCATCACGCAGCATGCACCAGACAAATGGATCCTCTGTGAAGCCCCTGCCTGCCCTTAAAGACAAGGTGAAGAGGGTGATGTTCTACTGCTAG
- the LOC135675823 gene encoding uncharacterized protein At2g34160-like isoform X2, with protein sequence MEIADGVDNLSVAADSQKKNRIDVSNTKKPLFFYVNLAKRYMQQHSEVELSALGMAIATVVTMAEILKNNGLAVEKR encoded by the exons ATGGAGATCGCGGACGGCGTTGACAATCTGAGCGTCGCCGCCGATTCCCAGAAGAAGAACCGCATCGATGTCTCGAACACCAAGAAGCCACTCTTCTTCTACGTCAATCTCGCCAAG AGATACATGCAGCAGCACAGTGAAGTGGAGCTTTCGGCTCTTGGAATGG CCATTGCAACTGTAGTCACCATGGCAGAAATTCTCAAAAACAATGGTCTTGCTGTTGAGAAGA GATGA
- the LOC135581951 gene encoding protein argonaute PNH1-like isoform X1, translated as MLADVERRGACFCPSPSPYTAPMPSRQMTSALKGEKHIVSKKPLHNSVNQQKLDNGCQPQEAKSMGRRRGRARGKAAGRQVKLEAEAGLEKVAPPVSSKGIVFCRRPGFGQEGTRCIVKANHFLAELPDKDLNQYDVTIIPEVSCRSMNRAIIAELVRLYRETELGTRLPAYDGRKSLYTAGSLPFNSKEFIIRLVEDDDGMGVTREKEYRVGIKFVARADLHHLRQFIAGQQTDAPREALQVLDIVLRELSNQRYISVGRCFYSPDIRKPQRLGDGLQSWCGFYQSIRPTQMGLSLNIDPSSTAFIDPLPVIEFVAQVLGKDVLSRPLSDADRIKIKKALRGVKVEVTHRGNVRRKYRVSGLTLQPTHELIFPIDDQMNMKSVVEYFKEMYGFTIQYAHLPCLQVGNQKKANYLPMEVRLVKHNKFLNQVISDLILCYVQACKIVEGQRYTKRLNEKQITSLLKVTCQRPRDQEIDILQTVRQNAYGHDPYAKEFGINISEKLTSVEARVLPAPWLKYNDTGKEKECLPQVGQWNMMNKKVINGCTVNYWACINFSRSVQENTARSFCQELAQMCQVSGMEFDHEPVIPIYSARPDQVEKALRHVYNAATNKLKGKELELLIAILPDNNGSLYGDLKRICETDLGLISQCCLTKHVFKISKQYLANVSLKINVKMGGRNTVLLDAISWRIPLVSDIPTIIFGADVTHPETGEDSSPSIAAVVASQDWPEVTKYAGLVCAQAHRQELIQDLFKTWHDPQRGTVTGGMIRELLISFRKATGQKPLRIIFYRDGVSEGQFYQVLLYELDAIRKACASLEPNYQPPVTFVVVQKRHHTRLFANNHKDRSSTDKSGNILPGTVVDTKICHPAEFDFYLCSHAGIQGTSRPAHYHVLWDENNFTADEMQTLTNNLCYTYARCTRSVSIVPPAYYAHLAAFRARFYMDPEVSENASRSMHQTNGSSVKPLPALKDKVKRVMFYC; from the exons ATGTTAGCTGATGTAGAGAGACGAGGTGCTTGCTTCTGTCCTTCGCCGTCGCCGTACACCGCCCCGATGCCCAGCCGGCAGATGACGAGTGCACTCAAGGGCGAGAAGCACATTGTCTCGAAGAAGCCTCTGCACAACAGCGTGAACCAGCAGAAGCTCGACAACGGATGCCAGCCACAGGAAGCGAAGAGCATGGGCCGCCGTCGGGGGAGAGCGAGAGGCAAGGCCGCGGGGCGGCAGGTGAAGTTGGAAGCGGAAGCCGGACTCGAAAAAGTTGCTCCTCCTGTGTCAAGCAAGGGCATTGTTTTCTGCCGGCGGCCAGGATTTGGACAGGAAGGCACCAGGTGCATTGTTAAGGCCAATCATTTCCTTGCCGAGTTGCCTGATAAGGATTTAAATCAATATGAT GTGACAATTATACCGGAAGTAAGTTGTAGGAGTATGAACAGGGCTATTATTGCAGAATTGGTGAGACTGTATAGGGAGACCGAGTTGGGAACGAGGCTTCCGGCTTATGATGGAAGGAAGAGCCTTTATACAGCAGGGAGTTTGCCCTTTAATTCGAAGGAGTTCATCATAAGGCTCGTGGAGGATGATGATGGAATGGGGGTTACTAG AGAAAAGGAGTACAGAGTTGGGATCAAGTTTGTAGCCCGTGCCGACCTTCACCATTTGCGCCAGTTTATAGCTGGACAGCAGACTGATGCTCCCCGGGAAGCCCTTCAGGTTCTTGATATTGTTCTGAGGGAATTATCAAATCAAAG GTACATATCCGTCGGAAGATGCTTTTATTCTCCAGATATCAGAAAACCACAACGGCTGGGTGATGGCTTGCAGTCATGGTGTGGATTCTACCAGAGTATCAGACCAACCCAGATGGGTCTCTCACTCAATATCG ATCCGTCATCCACTGCTTTCATCGATCCTCTTCCTGTGATTGAGTTTGTAGCTCAGGTCCTAGGCAAAGATGTATTGTCTAGACCATTATCAGATGCTGATCGTATAAAG ATCAAGAAGGCCTTGAGAGGTGTCAAAGTTGAGGTCACACACAGGGGAAATGTGCGGAGGAAATATCGAGTTTCAGGCCTAACGTTACAACCTACACACGAACTGAT CTTCCCAATTGATGATCAGATGAATATGAAATCTGTGGTCGAATACTTCAAAGAGATGTATGGGTTTACAATTCAGTATGCTCATCTTCCTTGCCTTCAGGTAGGAAATCAGAAGAAGGCAAATTATCTTCCAATGGAGGTGAGATTGGTCAAGCATAACAAATTTCTTAATCAAGTTATTTCAGATCTGATTTTATGTTACGTACAGGCTTGCAAGATAGTTGAGGGACAGAGATATACAAAGAGGCTGAATGAGAAGCAAATTACTTCCTTGCTAAAAGTTACATGTCAGAGACCCAGAGATCAAGAAATTGATATTTTGCAG ACAGTTCGTCAAAATGCTTATGGGCATGATCCCTATGCAAAGGAGTTTGGAATCAACATCAGTGAGAAGCTAACCTCAGTGGAAGCTCGAGTACTTCCTGCTCCATGG CTTAAGTATAATGACACTGGGAAGGAAAAAGAGTGCCTGCCTCAAGTTGGTCAGTGGAATATGATGAATAAG AAAGTGATCAATGGATGCACAGTAAATTACTGGGCCTGCATTAACTTTTCTCGGAGTGTTCAGGAAAATACTGCTCGTAGTTTTTGTCAGGAGCTAGCACAGATGTGCCAAGTATCTGGCATG GAATTTGACCATGAACCAGTTATCCCAATATATTCTGCAAGGCCAGACCAAGTGGAGAAGGCCTTAAGGCATGTATATAATGCAGCAACCAACAAACTGAAGGGAAAAGAGCTAGAGCTTCTTATAGCCATCCTCCCTGATAATAATGGTTCTTTATACG GTGATCTTAAACGAATATGTGAAACTGATTTGGGGTTGATCTCCCAGTGCTGCCTCACAAAGCATGTATTTAAGATCAGCAAACAATACCTTGCAAATGTCTCACTCAAAATAAATGTCAAG ATGGGAGGAAGAAACACTGTGCTATTAGATGCCATAAGTTGGAGAATTCCTTTGGTCAGCGATATACCAACTATCATTTTTGGAGCAGATGTAACACATCCTGAGACTGGAGAAGATTCTAGTCCATCTATTGCTGCT GTTGTTGCCTCTCAGGACTGGCCCGAAGTTACAAAGTATGCTGGACTGGTCTGTGCTCAAGCACATCGACAAGAGCTCATTCAGGATCTTTTCAAGACATGGCATGATCCTCAACGGGGTACAGTTACAGGAGGCATGATCAG ggAACTGCTGATATCTTTCCGGAAGGCAACAGGACAAAAGCCATTGAGGATAATCTTCTATAG GGATGGTGTTAGTGAAGGGCAGTTCTATCAAGTCTTGCTATATGAACTAGATGCTATTCGCAAG GCATGCGCATCCTTAGAACCAAATTACCAGCCTCCTGTGACTTTTGTGGTGGTGCAAAAACGCCATCATACGAGATTATTTGCAAACAATCACAAAGACAGAAGTAGCACAGACAAGAGTGGAAATATCCTACCCG GAACTGTGGTTGATACTAAGATATGTCATCCTGCTGAGTTTGACTTCTACCTATGCAGTCATGCAGGAATACAG GGTACTAGTCGACCAGCCCACTACCATGTTCTATGGGATGAGAACAATTTTACGGCAGATGAAATGCAGACGCTGACAAACAATCTCTGTTACAC ATATGCTCGGTGCACCCGGTCTGTTTCTATTG TGCCACCTGCATATTATGCTCATCTAGCTGCCTTCCGAGCTCGGTTCTACATGGATCCAGAGGTATCTGAGAACGCATCACGCAGCATGCACCAGACAAATGGATCCTCTGTGAAGCCCCTGCCTGCCCTTAAAGACAAGGTGAAGAGGGTGATGTTCTACTGCTAG